Proteins found in one Candidatus Delongbacteria bacterium genomic segment:
- a CDS encoding lamin tail domain-containing protein, producing MKWLLGVLACGWISAQAAVRIHEVCYDPAGTDTGLEWVELINTGQDPVDLGGWLLDCSGPNLLLPALILGPGQVLVVHNNAPAELPPAGPELWFTGASLGNTHGFVGLWNTEQQTLEGLRDYMQYGTTGHSWESQAAEAGIWPLDAVLPDVEQGHSLRYSGAGGGPQAWLDESDPQPGDGSTVLADPPAGGQPASPTLLDVWPNPFNPETRVTFLLPRTQRVRLQVVDLLGRELRVLEDGLLPAGVHERRLLLSDQPAGCYLLSLQAGESQSVRKLLLVK from the coding sequence ATGAAATGGTTGTTGGGCGTGCTCGCGTGCGGCTGGATCAGCGCACAAGCCGCGGTTCGCATCCACGAGGTCTGCTACGACCCCGCCGGCACGGACACGGGGCTGGAGTGGGTGGAGTTGATCAACACGGGCCAGGATCCGGTGGACCTGGGCGGATGGCTGCTGGACTGTTCGGGACCGAACCTGCTGCTGCCCGCTTTGATCCTCGGACCCGGCCAGGTGCTGGTCGTGCACAACAACGCCCCGGCGGAGCTGCCGCCCGCCGGGCCGGAGCTGTGGTTCACGGGCGCCAGCCTGGGCAACACCCACGGCTTCGTGGGGCTGTGGAACACGGAACAGCAGACGCTGGAAGGCCTGCGCGACTACATGCAGTACGGAACCACGGGACACTCCTGGGAAAGCCAGGCCGCGGAAGCCGGCATCTGGCCGCTGGACGCCGTGCTGCCCGACGTGGAACAGGGGCATTCCCTGCGTTACTCGGGCGCGGGCGGCGGTCCCCAGGCCTGGCTGGACGAAAGCGACCCCCAGCCTGGCGACGGCAGCACCGTGCTGGCGGACCCGCCGGCGGGCGGGCAGCCGGCCAGCCCCACCTTGCTGGACGTCTGGCCCAATCCCTTCAATCCCGAGACCCGCGTCACCTTTCTGCTGCCCCGGACCCAGCGGGTCCGCCTGCAGGTGGTGGATCTGCTGGGACGCGAGCTGCGGGTGCTGGAGGACGGCCTGCTGCCGGCCGGCGTGCACGAGCGCCGGCTCCTGTTGAGCGACCAGCCGGCGGGCTGCTACCTGTTATCCCTGCAGGCCGGGGAGAGCCAGTCCGTGCGCAAGCTTCTGTTGGTCAAATAG
- a CDS encoding patatin-like phospholipase family protein — protein MLNRTGILLGLLLLTCCTVRAQGLAMGAPSGSAPRLGVVLSGGGVRGLAHIGALRALERSGIPIYCLVGSSTGAVVGGLYACGYSPDEIDSLLGRYSWGDLFQDRPDRRLMSIGRKDVSDRHLVEIRLQGWKPQWVRSLSSGQRVSQALAEMVWRAPIQGFGNFDRLRVRYRAVATDLSSGLRAELGGGDLAEAMRASMSVPFLFQPVKLDGRLLIDGGIADNIPVETARKLGADLVLVVDVTSPLRDEKQLAEAWELADQIVGIMQVDNNQRSLAAADLVVRPHLPRTPMNVLGSREQFQQAGEEALLAELEHLRRLLHPACPGPREAAADGWVADLLTELWNGSAWVAAGSLEHLLSPGPELPGLMETGPRTRRQALELRRELAACGSYCEVDLQLADSLSDPCVHRLRLTPNPVLQSVAVTGLDPIRERLRSEQWAELGVDSLLSCLGVGQPLQRAVLDQQVDQLLIRLRRAGFALCELDSMDWADGRLRLFFQPGQVDTLRVDGLVKLRPGVLLREFRPRAGEVFSVRQADRSIGRLFASGLYEQVYLRLERDRGRNVAILHASERAFPALRAGLHYGSARQGEGFFQILWENLLRRSLRGEAAWLLGAWRREQRASLESDRIWKTWLTTRLNIWQCQEELHFPHASGTGMTERSTRAIQLRLGQQIQGLGSVFLSGGLEWEEEEQDGLEHSRQLARLGLLSRVDSRNRRVLPRNGEYHEASFEQLVPRGQGGDAAFRARVAVDSWRSLGNHTGQLSLLAGTTDSPERRDRFELGGDDWLRSLPPAELAARRLLGVRAGWRMVLGQSWPGEWSASLRWSALGLTDDLDDWPRRRGFVQEAGLALHLGSWLGELAAGVALLTDAGPADSPGPRLWVELGHPF, from the coding sequence ATGCTGAATCGGACGGGCATCCTGCTGGGGCTCCTGTTGCTGACCTGTTGCACGGTCCGGGCGCAGGGCCTCGCCATGGGCGCTCCGTCCGGGAGCGCCCCGCGGCTGGGCGTGGTGCTCAGCGGCGGCGGGGTGCGCGGCCTGGCGCACATCGGCGCCCTGCGCGCCCTGGAGCGCAGCGGCATCCCCATTTATTGCCTGGTGGGCAGCTCCACCGGTGCCGTGGTGGGCGGGCTCTACGCCTGTGGCTATTCGCCCGACGAGATCGATTCCCTGCTGGGCCGCTATTCGTGGGGCGACCTGTTCCAGGATCGCCCGGACCGCCGGTTGATGTCCATTGGTCGCAAGGACGTGAGCGATCGCCACCTGGTGGAGATCCGCCTGCAGGGCTGGAAACCGCAGTGGGTGCGCAGCTTGTCCTCCGGGCAGCGCGTCAGCCAGGCCCTGGCGGAAATGGTTTGGCGTGCGCCCATCCAGGGCTTCGGGAATTTCGACCGCCTGCGCGTCCGGTACCGGGCGGTGGCCACGGATCTGAGCTCCGGCCTGCGGGCCGAGCTGGGCGGCGGCGACCTGGCCGAGGCCATGCGGGCTTCCATGTCCGTGCCCTTCCTGTTCCAGCCCGTCAAGCTGGATGGCCGCCTGCTCATCGACGGGGGCATCGCCGACAACATCCCGGTGGAGACGGCCCGCAAGCTGGGCGCGGATCTGGTGCTGGTGGTGGACGTGACCAGTCCGCTGCGCGACGAGAAGCAGCTGGCGGAGGCCTGGGAGCTGGCGGACCAGATCGTCGGCATCATGCAGGTGGACAACAACCAGCGCAGCCTGGCCGCCGCGGACCTGGTGGTGCGCCCGCACCTGCCCCGCACGCCCATGAACGTGCTGGGGAGCCGCGAGCAGTTTCAGCAGGCCGGCGAGGAGGCCCTGTTGGCAGAGCTGGAGCACCTGCGCCGCCTGCTTCATCCGGCCTGCCCCGGTCCCCGGGAAGCGGCTGCGGACGGCTGGGTGGCGGATCTGCTCACCGAGTTGTGGAACGGCTCCGCCTGGGTGGCGGCCGGCTCCCTGGAACATCTGCTGTCGCCTGGCCCCGAACTGCCGGGCCTGATGGAGACAGGCCCCCGGACGCGCCGCCAGGCCCTGGAGCTCCGCCGGGAATTGGCCGCCTGCGGCAGCTACTGCGAGGTGGACCTGCAGCTGGCGGACAGTCTGTCGGATCCCTGCGTCCATCGCCTGCGCCTGACCCCCAACCCTGTGCTGCAGTCCGTGGCCGTGACAGGGCTGGATCCCATCCGCGAGCGCCTGCGCTCGGAGCAGTGGGCCGAACTGGGGGTGGACAGCCTGCTGTCCTGCCTGGGGGTGGGCCAACCCCTGCAGCGGGCCGTGCTGGACCAACAGGTGGACCAACTGTTGATCCGTCTGCGTCGCGCGGGCTTCGCGCTGTGCGAACTGGATTCGATGGACTGGGCGGACGGCCGTTTGCGGCTCTTCTTCCAGCCCGGACAAGTGGACACGCTGCGCGTGGACGGATTGGTGAAACTGCGGCCGGGCGTGCTGTTGCGGGAATTCCGGCCGCGCGCCGGCGAGGTCTTCTCCGTGCGCCAGGCGGACCGCAGCATCGGCCGCCTGTTCGCCAGCGGACTCTACGAACAGGTGTACCTGCGCCTGGAACGCGACCGCGGGCGCAACGTGGCGATCCTCCACGCCAGCGAACGGGCCTTTCCCGCGCTGCGCGCCGGCCTCCATTACGGCTCCGCCCGCCAGGGCGAGGGCTTTTTCCAGATCCTCTGGGAGAACCTGCTGCGCCGCAGCCTGCGCGGCGAGGCCGCCTGGCTGCTGGGCGCCTGGCGCAGGGAGCAGCGGGCCTCGCTGGAGAGCGACCGCATCTGGAAGACCTGGCTGACCACCCGCCTCAACATCTGGCAGTGCCAGGAGGAACTCCACTTCCCGCACGCCTCCGGCACGGGCATGACGGAACGCTCCACCCGGGCGATCCAGCTGCGCCTGGGCCAGCAGATCCAGGGCCTCGGCAGCGTGTTCCTCAGCGGCGGGCTGGAATGGGAGGAAGAGGAGCAGGACGGACTGGAGCACTCGCGGCAGTTGGCCCGGTTGGGCCTGCTCAGCCGGGTGGACAGCCGGAACCGGCGCGTCCTGCCGCGTAACGGCGAGTACCACGAGGCCTCCTTTGAACAGCTGGTGCCGCGGGGCCAGGGCGGGGACGCGGCCTTCCGGGCCCGGGTGGCGGTGGACTCCTGGCGCAGCCTGGGCAACCACACGGGCCAGCTGTCCCTGCTGGCGGGGACTACGGACAGCCCCGAGCGGCGCGACCGCTTCGAACTGGGCGGGGACGACTGGCTGCGCAGCCTGCCGCCGGCGGAGCTGGCGGCCCGGCGCTTGCTGGGGGTGCGGGCGGGCTGGCGCATGGTGCTGGGCCAGAGCTGGCCGGGGGAGTGGTCTGCTTCCCTGCGCTGGTCGGCGCTCGGTCTGACCGACGACCTGGACGACTGGCCGCGCCGGCGCGGGTTCGTCCAGGAGGCGGGCCTGGCGCTGCATCTGGGCAGCTGGCTGGGCGAGCTGGCCGCCGGCGTGGCCCTGCTCACCGACGCCGGTCCGGCAGATAGTCCGGGCCCGCGGCTCTGGGTCGAGCTGGGCCATCCATTCTAG
- the dusB gene encoding tRNA dihydrouridine synthase DusB, translating into MNAHPDILDTRTLRIGGLQLENALLLAPMEGYSDQPFRRICRRLGADLVYTEFTSSEGLVRLAGRTASKIALAEDERPVGIQIYGRDAGRMALAALRAAENGPDLLDINFGCPARKVCGGGAGSQLMREPELLLEVAGAVVRAVELPVTVKMRLGWDEGSRNAVELALRLQDLGVRALTIHGRTRCQKFEGEADWDGIAEVKRAVEIPVIGNGDVKSPPDALRLFLHAGVDAVMIGRAAIHYPWIFRETREFLRTGTPCAPPGLAERVALLREHLDLALAHKGERRAVMEMRKMYAAYLRDYPGIRALRMELMAVDEAPAVRERLERLQEEVAGLDGDESAPPGWTPAAVAS; encoded by the coding sequence ATGAACGCACACCCGGACATCCTGGACACGCGCACGCTGCGCATCGGCGGGCTCCAGCTGGAGAACGCCCTGTTGCTGGCGCCGATGGAAGGCTACAGCGACCAGCCCTTCCGCCGCATCTGCCGGCGGCTGGGTGCCGATCTGGTTTACACCGAGTTCACCTCCAGCGAAGGCCTGGTGCGGCTGGCGGGCCGTACGGCCAGCAAGATCGCCCTGGCGGAGGACGAGCGCCCGGTGGGAATCCAGATCTACGGCCGCGACGCCGGCCGGATGGCCCTGGCCGCCCTCCGGGCCGCCGAGAACGGACCCGACCTGTTGGACATCAATTTCGGCTGCCCGGCGCGCAAGGTCTGCGGGGGCGGGGCGGGTTCCCAACTCATGCGGGAGCCCGAGCTGCTGCTGGAGGTCGCCGGGGCCGTGGTCCGCGCCGTGGAGCTCCCGGTGACGGTGAAGATGCGCCTGGGCTGGGACGAGGGCAGCCGCAACGCCGTGGAGCTGGCCCTGCGGCTGCAGGATCTGGGCGTCCGCGCCCTCACCATCCACGGCCGCACGCGCTGCCAGAAATTCGAGGGCGAGGCGGACTGGGACGGCATCGCCGAGGTCAAGCGCGCCGTGGAGATTCCAGTCATCGGCAACGGCGACGTCAAGAGCCCGCCGGACGCCTTGCGCCTCTTCCTGCACGCGGGCGTGGACGCCGTGATGATCGGGCGGGCCGCCATCCACTACCCCTGGATCTTCCGCGAGACCCGCGAATTCCTGCGCACCGGCACGCCCTGTGCGCCACCTGGGCTGGCGGAGCGCGTGGCCCTGCTCCGCGAGCACCTGGACCTCGCGCTGGCCCACAAGGGCGAGCGCCGCGCCGTGATGGAAATGCGCAAAATGTACGCGGCCTACCTGCGCGACTATCCGGGCATCCGCGCCCTGCGGATGGAGCTGATGGCCGTGGACGAGGCCCCGGCCGTGCGCGAGCGCCTGGAGCGCCTGCAGGAGGAAGTGGCCGGGTTGGACGGCGACGAATCGGCCCCACCCGGCTGGACCCCCGCCGCGGTCGCGTCGTGA
- a CDS encoding 4-hydroxythreonine-4-phosphate dehydrogenase PdxA — translation MSAERAPWLLLSLGDPAGIGPEVLLKAARRWLDAERPAGLALTAPLALVQAQCRQLGLDLPLLEAHTLPTEAPRALLVLGWEAGPGGPAEAPAWSATAEPERCASRAGGLASWASLARAASLVLEQPERRALVTAPVNKHSLKLADFRWPGHTEYLGWLCGVADPLMWLTSPRLSVGLVSNHDPVAGLAAAVTPERVAAKISLALDYVGRRFPGEELVVLGLNPHAGDGGTLGREEVEWLGPLVAGLRARGLPVRGPLPADGALARGQGRFLAMYHDQGLPVFKLVAGAEGVNATLGLPLIRTSPDHGTAFDLAGQGRADEGSQLSALEEALLLLNGDAPC, via the coding sequence GTGAGCGCCGAGCGCGCGCCCTGGCTGTTGCTCAGTCTGGGGGATCCGGCGGGCATCGGTCCCGAAGTGCTGCTCAAGGCGGCCCGGCGCTGGCTGGATGCGGAGCGGCCCGCCGGGCTGGCGCTGACGGCGCCCCTGGCCCTCGTGCAGGCCCAGTGCCGGCAGCTGGGGTTGGATCTGCCCCTGCTCGAGGCCCATACGCTGCCCACGGAAGCGCCGCGCGCCCTGCTGGTCCTGGGCTGGGAGGCCGGTCCCGGCGGCCCGGCCGAAGCCCCGGCCTGGTCTGCGACGGCAGAGCCCGAGCGCTGCGCCAGCCGGGCGGGCGGGCTGGCCTCCTGGGCCTCCCTGGCCCGCGCCGCCTCCCTGGTCCTGGAGCAGCCCGAGCGCCGGGCGCTGGTCACCGCCCCCGTCAACAAGCACTCCCTTAAGCTGGCGGACTTCCGCTGGCCCGGGCACACGGAGTACCTGGGCTGGCTCTGCGGCGTGGCGGATCCGCTCATGTGGCTGACCAGCCCGCGCCTCTCCGTCGGACTGGTGAGCAACCACGACCCCGTCGCCGGGCTGGCCGCGGCCGTCACGCCGGAACGCGTGGCGGCGAAGATCAGCCTGGCGCTGGACTATGTGGGACGGCGCTTTCCGGGCGAGGAGCTGGTGGTCCTGGGGCTGAATCCGCACGCCGGGGACGGGGGCACGCTGGGCCGCGAGGAGGTGGAGTGGCTGGGACCGCTGGTGGCCGGACTGCGCGCCCGGGGTCTGCCCGTTCGGGGGCCGCTGCCCGCCGACGGCGCCCTGGCCCGCGGGCAAGGCCGCTTCCTGGCCATGTATCACGACCAGGGGCTGCCCGTCTTCAAGTTGGTGGCCGGGGCGGAGGGCGTGAATGCTACCTTGGGTCTGCCCCTGATCCGCACCTCGCCCGATCACGGAACGGCCTTCGATCTGGCCGGCCAGGGCCGCGCGGACGAGGGCAGCCAGTTGTCCGCCCTGGAGGAGGCCCTGCTCCTGCTCAACGGAGATGCCCCGTGCTGA
- a CDS encoding methyltransferase domain-containing protein, with protein sequence MLKVQPAGAYEVLASFYDQLMSHVDYPMWADFVRGVWDLHARVPLDSAYDAACGTGRFLDALHEKGLRLAGSDLSENMLEAARRRLGRRAQLSRRDLRELTDPARWRLVTCLYDSLNYLTGPGELVRALGRLAALSAPGGLVVFDICTERNSLAYFNDRTEREQNGEWVWERHSWYERTARLHHNDFLLDHLPSRRRWAESHLQRIYRVTEVEEAARQAGLHVLARYAEFSLRPGGEDADRVHFVTRPLGTPC encoded by the coding sequence GTGCTGAAGGTCCAACCCGCCGGCGCTTACGAGGTGCTGGCCTCCTTCTATGACCAGCTCATGTCCCACGTGGACTACCCCATGTGGGCGGATTTCGTGCGCGGTGTCTGGGACCTGCACGCCCGGGTTCCGCTGGACAGCGCCTACGACGCGGCCTGCGGCACCGGCCGCTTCCTGGACGCCCTGCACGAGAAGGGTCTGCGCCTGGCGGGCTCGGATCTCTCGGAAAACATGCTGGAGGCGGCCCGGCGCCGGCTGGGACGGCGGGCCCAGCTCTCCCGGCGCGACCTGCGCGAGCTGACGGATCCCGCCCGCTGGCGCCTGGTGACCTGCCTCTACGATTCGCTCAACTACCTGACCGGACCGGGCGAGCTGGTGCGCGCCCTGGGCCGGCTGGCGGCCCTCTCCGCCCCGGGCGGCCTGGTGGTCTTCGACATCTGCACGGAGCGCAACAGCCTGGCCTACTTCAACGACCGCACGGAGCGCGAGCAGAACGGCGAGTGGGTCTGGGAGCGCCACAGTTGGTACGAGCGGACGGCCCGGCTGCATCACAACGACTTCCTGCTGGACCACCTGCCCTCCCGGCGGCGCTGGGCCGAGTCCCACCTGCAGCGCATCTACCGGGTGACGGAGGTGGAGGAGGCCGCCCGCCAGGCCGGCCTGCACGTGCTGGCGCGCTACGCCGAGTTCAGCCTGCGGCCGGGTGGCGAAGACGCCGACCGCGTGCACTTTGTCACACGACCGCTGGGGACCCCGTGCTGA